A window of the Nisaea acidiphila genome harbors these coding sequences:
- a CDS encoding LysR family transcriptional regulator, whose translation MVRKITTDWDDLRFVLAIARTGSIRGAARALAVNHGTVLQRLNHVEETLGTRLFGRTRKGMIATEAGEELVRHAAEMDISFRTATLSAAGRDAELSGPIRVSIPFALCPAGIGAVLADFSAQYPLIDIELEITDRFTRFADLEADLSVRLAFGVDDDAIGQRVLQYCKTAYAAPETCALLADSPGAVRWLGWAKEDESSGWTEETGITGLAMAHKCPEHRSQIEIARHGPYLTLLPCFLGDRQPGLVRVPGARLIADRSIWILYRSDQKTTARLRALKETLIRHFDGQRAFYSGAGAAA comes from the coding sequence ATGGTTAGAAAAATAACCACCGACTGGGACGATCTGCGCTTCGTTCTGGCGATTGCTCGCACAGGGTCGATCCGCGGTGCCGCGCGCGCGCTCGCCGTCAATCACGGCACTGTCCTGCAACGCCTGAACCATGTCGAGGAGACGCTCGGCACCAGGCTCTTCGGACGCACGCGCAAAGGCATGATTGCCACCGAGGCCGGGGAAGAATTAGTCCGCCACGCCGCGGAGATGGACATCTCCTTCCGCACCGCGACGCTTTCCGCCGCCGGCCGCGACGCCGAACTCAGCGGGCCGATCCGGGTCAGCATCCCCTTCGCGCTCTGCCCCGCCGGGATCGGGGCCGTGCTGGCGGATTTCTCGGCGCAATATCCGCTGATCGACATCGAGCTGGAAATCACCGACCGCTTCACCCGGTTCGCCGATCTAGAAGCCGATCTCTCGGTCCGCCTCGCGTTCGGGGTCGATGACGACGCCATCGGCCAGCGGGTGCTGCAATATTGCAAGACCGCCTACGCCGCGCCGGAGACCTGCGCGCTCCTGGCGGACTCTCCCGGCGCAGTGCGCTGGCTCGGATGGGCCAAGGAAGACGAGTCCAGCGGCTGGACCGAGGAGACCGGCATCACCGGCCTCGCCATGGCGCATAAATGTCCGGAGCACAGAAGCCAGATCGAGATTGCCCGGCACGGGCCCTATCTGACGCTGCTGCCCTGCTTCCTCGGCGACCGTCAGCCCGGCCTGGTCCGGGTCCCGGGTGCGCGGCTGATCGCGGACCGCAGCATCTGGATCCTCTACCGGTCCGACCAGAAAACAACGGCGCGGCTACGCGCTCTCAAAGAGACGCTTATCCGGCATTTCGACGGACAAAGGGCTTTCTATTCCGGAGCGGGAGCGGCGGCCTAG
- a CDS encoding PLP-dependent cysteine synthase family protein, which yields MQGQTIIGRIGGTPLVELKKLVPEGAGRVFVKIESEHPTGSMKDRMALAMIEAAERDGRLAPGGAVVEYTGGSTGVSLAMVCAVKRYPLHIVSSDAFSIEKRRHMRALGAELTVVPSDKGAMDAALTRAMIAEADRIRQATGAFWTDQLNNSDQLSAYHRMGEEIWEETDGAIDAFVQSTGTAASARGVSEFLKGRNPGIRTVAIEPAESAVLSGGPSGKHRIEGVGAGFVVPLWDPEPIDEVATVNTEDAMAMARRLARVEGLFAGTSTGANVIVALQEAVRLGADSTIVTVMCDSGVKYLSTELYRGDGSDER from the coding sequence ATGCAGGGACAGACGATTATCGGCCGGATTGGCGGCACACCGCTGGTCGAGCTGAAGAAACTCGTACCCGAAGGCGCCGGCCGGGTCTTCGTGAAGATCGAGAGCGAACACCCGACCGGTTCGATGAAGGACCGCATGGCGCTCGCCATGATCGAGGCGGCGGAGCGCGACGGCCGCCTCGCGCCCGGCGGGGCTGTGGTCGAATATACCGGCGGCAGCACCGGCGTTTCGCTGGCCATGGTCTGCGCGGTCAAACGTTACCCGCTGCACATCGTTTCTTCCGATGCCTTCAGTATCGAGAAACGGCGTCATATGCGGGCGCTGGGCGCGGAGCTGACCGTGGTGCCGAGCGACAAGGGCGCCATGGATGCAGCGCTGACCCGCGCGATGATCGCCGAGGCGGACCGGATCCGGCAGGCGACCGGCGCCTTCTGGACGGATCAGTTGAACAACAGCGACCAGCTTTCCGCCTACCACCGGATGGGCGAAGAGATCTGGGAAGAGACCGATGGGGCGATCGACGCCTTCGTCCAATCGACCGGAACGGCGGCGTCCGCACGCGGCGTCTCGGAGTTTCTGAAGGGGAGAAATCCGGGCATCCGAACCGTTGCGATCGAACCGGCGGAGTCGGCGGTGCTCTCCGGCGGCCCCTCGGGCAAGCACAGGATCGAAGGCGTCGGCGCCGGTTTCGTGGTGCCGCTCTGGGATCCGGAGCCGATTGACGAGGTCGCCACCGTCAACACGGAGGACGCAATGGCAATGGCCCGGCGCCTTGCGCGGGTAGAGGGGCTTTTCGCCGGCACCTCGACCGGCGCGAACGTGATCGTCGCTCTGCAGGAGGCGGTCCGGCTCGGAGCGGACTCCACCATTGTCACGGTCATGTGCGACAGTGGGGTGAAATATCTCAGCACGGAACTCTATCGGGGAGACGGATCGGATGAGCGTTGA
- a CDS encoding DNA-3-methyladenine glycosylase I, producing the protein MSVESFADIRRQAEAHHGGEAGVDARLAGHGVAGDPAALSDDRILSEMAKRVFQAGFSWKVIEQKWPGFEEVFDHFDIAVNTELSAERLASLMADTRIVRNKPKILAVRDNALLVEQMAALDGSAGNFLSKWPRDDQVGLLDYLRQHGSRLGGTTGQYFLRFIGWDGFVLSKDVVTALGRAGVIDGPATSKSALAKIQAAFNAWHEESGLPRALISRTLALSVG; encoded by the coding sequence ATGAGCGTTGAGAGCTTTGCCGATATCCGCCGCCAAGCGGAGGCCCATCATGGCGGCGAGGCGGGCGTCGATGCGCGGCTTGCGGGGCATGGCGTGGCTGGCGACCCGGCTGCGTTGTCCGACGACCGCATCCTTTCGGAAATGGCGAAGCGGGTCTTTCAGGCCGGTTTTTCCTGGAAGGTGATCGAACAGAAATGGCCGGGTTTCGAGGAGGTCTTCGATCACTTCGATATCGCGGTCAATACGGAGCTGAGCGCGGAGCGACTCGCTTCCCTGATGGCGGACACGCGCATCGTCCGCAACAAGCCTAAGATCCTCGCCGTGCGCGACAACGCGCTGCTGGTCGAGCAGATGGCGGCGCTCGACGGGAGCGCGGGGAATTTCCTCTCCAAGTGGCCGCGCGACGACCAGGTCGGTCTGCTCGATTACCTGCGCCAGCACGGCAGCCGCCTCGGTGGGACGACCGGGCAGTACTTTCTCCGTTTCATCGGCTGGGACGGTTTCGTCCTGTCGAAAGACGTGGTCACCGCGCTTGGCAGGGCCGGCGTGATCGACGGGCCGGCGACGTCGAAATCCGCGCTGGCGAAGATCCAGGCGGCGTTCAATGCCTGGCACGAGGAATCCGGCCTGCCGCGTGCCCTGATCAGCCGGACGCTCGCCCTCTCGGTCGGATAA
- a CDS encoding NAD(P)-dependent oxidoreductase encodes MKIGFIGLGNVGGKLAGSLLRNGADLTVRDLDAALAQPFLDKGAAFGESPKAMAETSDIVITCLPSPAISAAVMEAEDGILAGLAPGKIWAEMSTTHAEEVKRLGALVAGKGAEAVDCPVSGGCHRAATGNIAILAGCARPTFERMLPVLTMMGRRILHTGDLGTASVLKVMTNYLATANLLTLCEALVTSKAAGMDLNTTFEAIRISSGNSFVHETESQVILNGSRDISFTMDLVLKDVGLFQEIAEANGVPLEISPLINRIFADGIERYGPRELSPNIIKRLEEATGLDITAPGFPPEMEDDEPEEPGYEIVPMGRS; translated from the coding sequence ATGAAGATTGGCTTTATCGGCCTGGGCAATGTCGGCGGCAAACTCGCGGGCAGTCTGCTGCGCAACGGGGCGGATCTGACGGTTCGCGATCTGGACGCGGCGCTCGCGCAGCCGTTTCTCGACAAGGGCGCGGCGTTCGGCGAGAGCCCGAAGGCGATGGCGGAGACCTCGGACATCGTCATCACCTGCCTGCCTAGCCCGGCGATCTCCGCTGCGGTCATGGAAGCCGAGGATGGCATTCTTGCGGGGCTCGCGCCGGGCAAGATCTGGGCGGAGATGTCCACCACCCATGCCGAGGAGGTGAAACGCCTCGGCGCGCTGGTCGCCGGGAAAGGCGCGGAGGCGGTCGATTGCCCGGTCTCCGGCGGCTGTCACCGGGCGGCGACCGGCAATATCGCGATCCTCGCCGGCTGCGCGCGTCCGACCTTCGAGAGGATGCTTCCGGTGCTCACGATGATGGGCCGCCGCATCCTGCATACCGGCGATCTCGGCACCGCCTCGGTCCTGAAGGTGATGACCAATTACCTCGCGACGGCCAACCTGCTTACGCTCTGCGAGGCGCTGGTAACCTCAAAAGCCGCCGGGATGGACCTCAACACCACCTTCGAGGCGATCCGCATTTCCTCCGGCAATTCCTTCGTCCACGAGACCGAGAGCCAGGTGATCCTGAACGGCTCCCGCGATATCAGCTTCACCATGGATCTGGTGCTGAAGGATGTCGGCCTGTTTCAGGAGATCGCGGAGGCGAACGGCGTGCCGCTGGAGATCTCGCCGCTGATCAACCGGATTTTTGCCGACGGGATCGAGCGCTACGGGCCGCGCGAACTTTCGCCGAACATCATCAAGCGGCTGGAGGAGGCGACGGGCCTCGATATCACAGCGCCCGGCTTCCCGCCCGAGATGGAGGATGACGAGCCGGAAGAGCCCGGCTATGAAATTGTTCCCATGGGACGATCCTGA
- a CDS encoding aldehyde dehydrogenase family protein, which yields MLDRRAFFIDGSWVAPADGQDFEVVNPATEEGVAIISLGGPGDVDRAVRAARDAFEMWSESSVEDRVALLTRARDIYLRRRDEVAEAMTMEMGAPRDLSRESQAPCGDALLEAAIEALENHVFERPSLRGGSTLRDEAAGVAGLITPWNWPVNQVMTKVASALAAGCTMVLKPSEYAPLSAGLVAEVLAEAGCPPGVFNLVHGDGFCTGAALSSHPEIDLLSFTGSTRAGTEVMKAAANGIRRVALELGGKSPNILFADTDLDTALRYSVENCFSNSGQSCDAPTRLLVEKSVYDEAVTMAGRFAAEVKVGDPLEPGEHIGPLVNKIQFERVQEHIRKGIEEGARVVTGGLGKPEGFERGYFVKPTLFADVTNDMHIARNEIFGPVLVMIPFDGEDEAVAIGNDTDYGLAAYIQTSDDAKAQRVARRLRAGNVYINGNYGDTDVPFGGYKQSGLGRENGPFGLEDFLETKAITG from the coding sequence ATGCTGGACCGACGCGCATTCTTCATCGACGGGAGCTGGGTGGCGCCGGCCGACGGGCAGGATTTCGAGGTCGTGAACCCGGCGACGGAAGAGGGCGTGGCGATCATCTCGCTGGGCGGTCCGGGCGATGTGGATCGCGCCGTGCGGGCGGCGCGGGATGCGTTCGAAATGTGGAGCGAGAGTTCGGTCGAGGACCGTGTCGCCCTGCTGACCCGCGCCCGCGACATTTACCTTCGCCGCCGGGACGAGGTGGCCGAAGCGATGACCATGGAAATGGGCGCGCCGCGCGATCTCTCCCGCGAGAGCCAGGCACCCTGCGGCGACGCCTTGCTGGAGGCGGCGATCGAGGCGCTGGAAAATCATGTCTTCGAGCGCCCCAGCCTGCGCGGCGGCAGCACGCTCCGCGACGAGGCGGCGGGTGTCGCCGGGCTGATCACGCCCTGGAACTGGCCGGTCAACCAGGTGATGACCAAGGTCGCCTCGGCGCTCGCCGCCGGCTGCACCATGGTGCTGAAGCCGAGCGAGTATGCCCCGCTCTCCGCTGGGCTGGTGGCCGAAGTGCTGGCAGAAGCGGGCTGCCCGCCCGGTGTCTTCAACCTTGTCCATGGCGACGGCTTCTGCACCGGCGCGGCGCTGTCCTCCCATCCCGAGATCGACCTGCTCTCCTTCACTGGCTCGACCCGCGCCGGCACCGAGGTGATGAAGGCTGCGGCGAACGGCATCCGCCGGGTCGCGCTGGAGCTCGGAGGCAAGAGCCCGAACATCCTCTTCGCCGATACCGATCTCGACACCGCGCTCCGCTACAGCGTGGAGAACTGCTTCTCCAACAGCGGCCAGTCCTGCGACGCCCCGACCCGCCTGCTGGTCGAGAAGAGCGTCTATGACGAGGCCGTCACCATGGCCGGCCGCTTCGCTGCGGAAGTGAAGGTCGGCGACCCGCTGGAGCCGGGCGAGCATATCGGCCCGCTGGTGAACAAGATCCAGTTCGAGCGGGTGCAGGAACATATCCGCAAGGGTATCGAGGAGGGCGCCCGCGTCGTCACCGGCGGGCTCGGCAAGCCGGAGGGTTTCGAGCGCGGCTATTTCGTCAAGCCGACGCTGTTCGCCGACGTCACCAACGACATGCATATCGCCCGCAACGAGATCTTCGGCCCGGTGCTGGTGATGATCCCGTTCGACGGCGAGGACGAGGCGGTCGCCATCGGCAACGACACCGACTACGGCCTCGCCGCCTATATCCAGACGAGCGACGACGCCAAGGCCCAGCGCGTCGCCCGGCGCCTGCGCGCGGGGAACGTCTATATCAACGGCAATTACGGCGACACCGACGTGCCCTTCGGCGGGTACAAGCAGTCGGGACTCGGGCGGGAGAACGGCCCGTTCGGGCTGGAGGACTTCCTGGAGACGAAGGCGATCACGGGGTAG
- a CDS encoding DUF3750 domain-containing protein, protein MKKFRRATLFCLALILALGLPLAASAVGKWTEGPVHWSQARRDSSGLAPKPEETPEAVVQVYAGRAWSWRGIFGVHTWFAVKPPNASEYTRLEVMGWQLRYGSTAVRVRNGTPDGYWFGSEPELLAEVRGAEAEILIPRILAAAESYPHADQYRIWPGPNSNTFTAHIARQVPELSLDLPPTAIGKDFIPEGAVFAKTPSGTGFQVSLLGLAGVVLALEEGIEVNVLGLTLGVDVTNPALKLPGVGRVGFSD, encoded by the coding sequence TTGAAAAAGTTCCGGCGCGCCACCCTGTTCTGTCTCGCGCTGATCCTCGCGCTCGGGCTCCCGCTTGCCGCGAGCGCCGTCGGTAAATGGACGGAGGGGCCGGTGCACTGGAGCCAGGCACGCAGGGATTCCTCGGGGCTCGCTCCGAAACCCGAAGAGACGCCGGAAGCGGTGGTGCAGGTCTATGCCGGCCGCGCCTGGAGCTGGCGCGGCATCTTCGGCGTGCATACCTGGTTCGCCGTCAAACCGCCGAACGCCTCCGAATATACCCGTCTCGAAGTGATGGGCTGGCAGCTCCGCTACGGCAGCACCGCGGTCCGGGTGCGGAACGGCACTCCCGACGGCTACTGGTTCGGCTCCGAGCCTGAACTGCTGGCGGAAGTCCGCGGCGCCGAAGCCGAGATCCTGATCCCCCGCATCCTCGCCGCCGCCGAGAGCTATCCGCATGCGGACCAGTACCGGATCTGGCCCGGTCCCAACAGCAACACCTTCACCGCCCACATCGCCCGCCAGGTCCCCGAACTCAGCCTCGACCTGCCCCCGACCGCCATCGGCAAAGATTTCATTCCCGAGGGCGCGGTCTTCGCGAAAACGCCGAGCGGGACGGGTTTCCAGGTCTCGCTGCTCGGGTTGGCAGGGGTGGTGCTGGCGCTGGAAGAAGGAATCGAGGTGAACGTGCTCGGCCTGACGCTGGGGGTGGACGTCACCAACCCTGCGCTCAAGCTGCCGGGCGTGGGACGGGTCGGGTTTTCGGACTGA
- a CDS encoding calcium-binding protein, producing MANLTTTGSGFNPSNGTNITGASTLTTNADTLTVTSNSHLPGSNLTNATSGTETLVFAQGSADLTGISAISGWNTIQFVGGSTNTLNQSIVAAINGDGKTTTIQSSDSSTITLGLETSGSSYSFSATTLTNVALSASTGNDTITGSDGQDTISGAAGADVISGANGNDVLYGGSGGDILSGQAGTDLIYGNADDDSIDGGANDDTLYGGDGNDDLTGDAGNDLLYGGSGNDSLSAGADSDILYGGDGADSLRSGNGGDQLIGEAGADTFAGTQAEFNGDTISGLEAGDMIRVFSTDVTSLNGTTLGSTLDLGGNTLNLSGTNGSLTINATLNGSHTELTFSAPTTSGSGSSTPSNPSNPFSVNNRSAADVAGTGTGRTLANNSGSAATGALVEGTGNGNVVTVTLPSGVALTNSGTSTAQASGAAGTTLTGEIQATEPDSAEQSFLDGHGQTFLAGNSGVEIDIRSITFSSTGSTAQTVQLTGQGSSGGEAFVIDTSGLPSGSTLQLDNIEFAAIVGNATVTGGAGQNYVVGDDAQQFISLGAEDDTLAGGGGDDTIGSGYGEDILYGNQGADSVFGGGGMDTLYGGQDGDTVLGNNDDDVLYGNRGGDTLFGGENEDALYGGQNEDIVYGNAGDDTLHGNLGNDTLYGGRGNDLLYGQSGDDYLAGNTGDDTLEGGDGADTFVFSFGGGNETVTDFMAGTDTLALEAGLGVSGATESGGNTTVTFSDGGTVTVIGVNQSTLAAATGWEF from the coding sequence ATGGCTAATCTGACGACTACCGGATCCGGGTTCAACCCGAGTAACGGGACAAACATAACCGGCGCGTCCACGTTGACCACCAACGCCGACACGCTGACCGTTACATCGAACAGTCACCTTCCCGGATCCAATCTGACCAATGCCACCTCCGGCACCGAAACCCTGGTCTTTGCCCAAGGGAGCGCCGATCTGACCGGCATTTCGGCCATTTCAGGCTGGAATACGATCCAGTTTGTCGGCGGCTCGACAAATACTCTCAATCAGTCAATCGTCGCCGCAATCAACGGAGATGGGAAAACAACAACGATCCAGAGCAGCGACAGCAGCACCATAACCTTGGGGCTCGAAACGTCCGGCTCGTCATATAGCTTCTCCGCCACGACGCTGACGAACGTCGCCCTCTCAGCATCGACCGGCAACGACACGATAACCGGTTCCGACGGCCAAGACACGATTTCCGGCGCCGCCGGGGCGGATGTGATATCGGGAGCAAACGGGAACGACGTTCTCTACGGCGGGTCGGGCGGGGACATTCTATCGGGTCAGGCCGGGACCGACCTGATCTACGGAAATGCCGACGATGACAGCATCGATGGCGGGGCGAACGACGATACGCTCTACGGCGGTGACGGCAACGATGACTTAACCGGAGACGCCGGGAACGATCTGCTCTATGGGGGCAGCGGCAACGACTCGCTCTCCGCGGGGGCAGACAGCGACATTCTCTATGGCGGCGATGGCGCGGACTCATTGCGGTCGGGCAACGGCGGCGATCAGCTCATCGGCGAGGCCGGCGCCGACACCTTCGCCGGGACCCAGGCGGAATTCAACGGCGACACAATTTCCGGCCTCGAAGCCGGCGATATGATCCGGGTCTTCAGCACCGACGTGACCAGCCTGAACGGCACCACGCTCGGCAGCACGCTGGATCTCGGCGGCAACACGCTCAACCTTTCCGGGACCAACGGCTCCCTGACGATCAATGCGACGCTGAACGGCTCCCATACGGAGCTGACCTTTTCCGCCCCTACGACGAGCGGAAGCGGCTCCAGCACTCCCAGCAATCCCAGCAATCCATTTTCGGTGAACAACCGGAGCGCGGCCGATGTCGCCGGCACCGGCACGGGACGGACTCTGGCGAACAATAGCGGATCGGCGGCGACCGGCGCGCTGGTGGAAGGCACCGGCAACGGTAATGTCGTGACCGTGACGCTGCCGAGCGGGGTCGCGCTGACCAATTCCGGGACCTCGACGGCACAAGCCTCCGGCGCCGCCGGGACCACGCTGACCGGCGAGATCCAGGCGACGGAACCGGACAGCGCCGAGCAGAGTTTCCTCGACGGCCACGGCCAGACGTTCCTTGCGGGCAATTCAGGCGTAGAGATTGATATCCGTTCGATCACCTTCTCCTCAACCGGAAGCACTGCGCAGACGGTGCAGCTTACCGGCCAAGGCTCGAGCGGCGGCGAGGCCTTCGTGATCGACACCTCTGGCCTGCCGTCCGGCTCCACCCTGCAGCTCGACAATATCGAGTTCGCCGCCATCGTGGGCAATGCCACCGTCACCGGCGGAGCGGGCCAGAACTATGTCGTCGGCGACGATGCGCAGCAATTCATCTCGCTCGGCGCGGAGGACGACACGCTGGCCGGCGGCGGCGGGGACGACACGATCGGCTCCGGCTACGGCGAGGACATCCTTTACGGCAACCAGGGTGCGGACAGCGTCTTCGGCGGCGGCGGCATGGACACGCTCTATGGCGGCCAGGACGGCGATACCGTGCTCGGAAACAACGACGACGACGTGCTCTATGGCAACCGCGGCGGCGACACCCTGTTCGGCGGCGAGAACGAGGATGCGCTTTATGGCGGACAGAACGAAGACATCGTCTACGGAAATGCGGGCGACGACACGCTGCATGGCAATCTCGGTAACGACACACTCTATGGCGGTCGCGGCAACGACCTGCTCTACGGGCAGTCGGGCGACGATTATCTCGCCGGAAATACGGGCGACGACACGCTCGAAGGCGGAGACGGCGCGGACACGTTCGTCTTCAGTTTCGGCGGCGGGAACGAGACGGTCACCGACTTCATGGCTGGCACCGATACGCTCGCGCTTGAGGCCGGGCTCGGCGTCTCCGGCGCAACCGAGAGCGGTGGCAACACGACCGTCACTTTCTCCGACGGCGGCACCGTCACCGTGATCGGCGTCAACCAGTCCACGCTGGCAGCAGCAACTGGGTGGGAGTTCTGA